The Pedobacter roseus genome contains a region encoding:
- a CDS encoding TIGR02757 family protein — translation MQFLELKNFLDSKVEQYNQPNFIANDPVCIPHLFEKKQDIEISGFFAAVLAWGQRKTIINKCRELLNRMDNAPHDFVLNHSDDDLKRLLSFKHRTFNDTDLLYFISFFKHHYQNFDSLEQAFIPQQDIYSTEYLEVSSTTRSVEVSSEVCYTADLHFTIEQALNHFRAYFFSLEDFPHRTKKHISSPKQKSTCKRLNMFLRWMVRADDNGVDFGIWDTLKPKELICPCDVHVDRVGRLLGLITRKQTDWLTAVELTENLKQFDPEDPVKYDFALFGLGVEKVF, via the coding sequence ATGCAATTTCTGGAGCTGAAAAATTTTCTTGATAGCAAAGTTGAACAGTATAATCAACCTAATTTTATAGCAAACGATCCGGTTTGTATTCCGCATCTTTTCGAGAAAAAACAGGATATTGAAATTTCAGGTTTTTTTGCTGCGGTTTTGGCCTGGGGACAGCGGAAAACCATTATCAATAAGTGTAGGGAGTTGCTTAACCGGATGGATAATGCACCGCACGATTTTGTGCTCAACCATAGTGATGATGATTTAAAGCGTTTGCTGAGTTTTAAACACCGCACCTTTAACGATACAGATCTGCTCTATTTTATCTCGTTTTTTAAACATCATTATCAAAACTTTGATAGCCTGGAGCAGGCCTTTATTCCTCAACAAGATATTTATAGCACAGAATACCTGGAGGTTTCTTCAACAACGCGAAGTGTAGAAGTTTCTTCTGAAGTTTGTTATACTGCTGACCTTCATTTTACAATAGAGCAGGCACTGAACCATTTCAGGGCCTATTTTTTCTCGCTGGAAGATTTTCCACACCGTACCAAAAAACATATCTCTTCACCAAAGCAGAAATCAACCTGCAAGCGTTTAAATATGTTTTTGCGCTGGATGGTCAGGGCTGATGACAATGGGGTTGATTTTGGAATCTGGGATACCCTTAAGCCAAAAGAGCTGATCTGCCCCTGCGATGTACATGTAGACCGCGTAGGAAGGCTATTAGGATTAATTACCCGGAAACAGACCGATTGGTTAACAGCAGTTGAGTTAACTGAAAATTTAAAGCAGTTTGATCCCGAAGATCCTGTGAAATACGATTTTGCGTTGTTTGGCTTAGGTGTTGAAAAGGTATTTTAG
- a CDS encoding Crp/Fnr family transcriptional regulator yields MLAVNLSDEDRWKKYNNFSPLVSIFKKIHPLNAEIEKRINQHTFPVSYKKNKYLVSPVDRNKFLFLIVKGVVRGFVKDGKSEITTWIAKENEVIGTIRNLWVEGDSEEYLQALEDVDLIAIPHVLSEFLYENFAEANIVGRKMMELYYRSAEERAYLCRISSAEKRYKRFLVSFPGLINRVSLKYIASFLAIRLETLSRIRAKI; encoded by the coding sequence ATGCTTGCAGTTAATTTATCTGATGAAGATAGGTGGAAAAAATACAATAACTTTTCTCCTCTAGTCTCGATTTTTAAAAAAATTCATCCCCTTAATGCTGAAATCGAAAAACGCATTAATCAGCATACATTTCCGGTCAGTTATAAAAAAAATAAATACCTGGTCTCCCCGGTCGACCGTAATAAATTCCTTTTTTTAATTGTAAAAGGAGTAGTAAGGGGGTTTGTTAAAGATGGAAAGTCAGAAATTACCACCTGGATAGCCAAAGAGAACGAGGTGATTGGTACTATACGTAATCTGTGGGTAGAAGGTGATTCGGAAGAGTATCTTCAGGCTTTAGAGGATGTAGATTTAATTGCTATACCACATGTGTTATCGGAGTTTTTATACGAAAACTTTGCAGAGGCCAATATTGTGGGCAGAAAGATGATGGAGCTCTATTACCGTTCTGCCGAAGAACGCGCCTACCTTTGCCGCATTTCGTCGGCAGAGAAAAGGTATAAGCGTTTTCTGGTTTCTTTTCCAGGTTTAATCAACAGGGTTTCGTTAAAATATATCGCCTCATTTTTAGCCATCAGGTTAGAAACATTGAGCAGAATCAGGGCTAAAATTTAG